The segment gaatttttaatttaCGTCAGCCCACCAGAAGAGATTCCCCTTTAACTTAATTTGTCTGTAGTACTGTAGTACAAACCTTTGTTTGtagtaaaacaatatttaaaaaaatgaattgatgCTCTGATGCTCTGATGCTCTGATGCCTTCCCAGTATTTCCCCTCTAAACATGAAGCAACAACTCACCCCCAGATATCTCCATATTTTGCTTGGCACTCACTGTCAAACTTTTGAATTCCCTATAAGAAATATCGGGCATATGAGTTACAAATTGTTAAAAGGATCATCGGGCACATAGCAGGTACAAACATAAAGACAGCTGAATCCTGTTTTAGTAAAATGAGTTTTGATTGTCTGTAAAtgaatgtatatacagtacatgataTGGTCATATATGGTCAATATCATCAACTCTCcttttaaataacaacattagAATAAGAACCATCAGAatcaaaatactttattaattatTTGAAGGAGCGATGAGTgcttatttatacagtataccATACcttctttaaaaagtgaagcGTGCCAATAAAGGGTAGAGGCCTTGGTCCTGGTATTCCCAGCCTTTTGAAGAACATATAAGGCCGGATGCCATACCTATAATTAATTATAGACAATTTAGTTACAGAAAGAGGAATCAGTATTGCAAAACTCACTGCAGGAGAGTGAACAAAATAACAACTAACCACAGGAAAAACAGGGTGAAAAAAAGAGCCAATAAAGTCCAAGTTACTGCTGAAAACCATGTGAAGGCAAACATTTTGACTGTCTACAGACAGAGCTGGACGTAAAATGTCCGAGGAAGGGAAGAAcataacaaaacagaaacatctgAAGTCATGCCCGGTGGGAGGAGCCAGGACTGACTGCTCAGGACATAATAAGAGGTGACCAAACAGatccaaataaaacataataacgaacttatttgcattattttttgttaaatgttatgtTTGATTGCAGTCACTAACGTTCTGAAACGCACAAATGGCAGGAGCAACAGCTGAAAGATAAGTAAAGAGGcaggaaatgtatttttgttaaagtgatagatattatttatgttattttaacacaacaaaacaagtgtattaaaaataattatcgTTATATTATCAGTAGTAATGATCTACTGTTTTAACACGGTGGGTGAGAAATATAATAAAGGGGAGTAAGAATATTGATAAACAATTATTTGATATCAACGCATTTGAGCCTTGTTGTGTCCCGTAGATAACCCGGAAGTATTAATACCGACTTGCACCACCGGCTGAGAGTgctacacacatgtacacagttTTGTGAATATCTGTGTTATTCTGCACGGTTTTACATCCTGTCATTGGAAAATCAGAGCTTCCATTGAAATAGGAAGAAGACGAGGTAAGGAAGAGAGCGGCGTATCATTTAGTATGAGCatgaaaagtaaaacatataCGTCCTTTTCGAGCTGCCCTTGGTCTCGGCTAAAGCTAAGTTAGCGTAGCTCACTACGTTCACGTTTACACAGTGGCATTGTAAATTCGGGTCATAGTTCAATTGTAGGTCATAAAAGTTATAAGTTAAAATGAACAACTCCATTGCAAAGCCTGTAGGTATAATAGGTCAAGTCAACAGTAGGAGTATGACTATtaggtttgtgtatgtgtgtggagtgcaattattacattttattttcaaataagtCATTTATGTTCTCGTTTACATCGAAGTGATGTACTCATACTTCTTAATTTTGTCCACTAACCAAAgctgttttttatattaatatttgacatgacgttaaaataataaaatacagtgtgGGCTTGTTGGGTAGTGCAGAAGGGTCaggaaaaaattaaataaaatgaatgattgtattgtaatattattGCTTTTCTGGACAAAGATCCCAGATGTTGTTCCTGTAAGCTGTTGGAGCCACTCTCCCAGTTTGATGCTTACAGCTCCTAGTGTTCCTATCGCCACTGGGACCACAGTTGTCTTTACTCCCCACATCTTCTCTAGATCCTCACTCAGTCTTTGGTGTCTCTCCAGCTTCTTGTGTTCCTTCTTCTTGATGCTGCTGTCACTTGGTATTGGCACAGTTATCACTCTTGCCCTATTCTGCTGCATATTGACAACCACTGTGTCCGTTTGATAAGCCACTACCAGTTTGTCTGCCTGGATCTGTGAGTCCCATACGATCCAGCCCACATTTGCAGGTGTCTTCCATCTTGATTCTGGGTTGAAGTGTTCTATGTAGGCCTTTCCAGCGTCTTACACCctgctgtgatgtgctgcacTGTCTTAGTGGCATCTTTACACAGTTTACACCTTGGGCCCTGCCTGGTGTAATAGACCCCATCCTCTATTGATCTAGTGCTTAGTGACCTGTTCCTGTGCAGCCATGATCAGTTTCAGTCCAGCTTTCTCCAGCTGTTATGTTTTGCTGATATCAGCCACTTAGATTTGATGATGGAACATGCCATGTAGGGgtttgttacatttaaattgtcaTCTGCTTACTTGAATATTTTCCTACATTCTTGCTCAGGCTCTAATTTGGGTGTGCCCAAACATTTTAAGGGCCTCAAACCTCTGAAGACCGACAAGCCTCTGGTCTAAAGAGTGGTATTTTACATGGCAGCAATGAGTTTTTTGGTGTGAAAAATACCACTGTTGCCACATATATCACTGATGATGTTCaatttttacttttcagaaaATTATCAGCTGCCATGTTTCTCACCCTCACATTGTTGAGGAAAGGTATTCCTGGGAAACAGTGGATTGGAAAGTACCGGCGTCCACGGCAGATCACATGGCAGATGAAACGCAATACTGTGAAGCGTCTGGAGATTGAGGCTGAGAACGAATACTGGATCAGCCGCCCCTACATGTCTCCAGAGCAGGAGCACGGTCACGCTGCAGAGCGCAGAGCCCAGAACTGGCTCAAGATCAAGGAAACCAAGTTCAACAATTTTCCAGAACACAAGAACATTATAGATCATCTGAGTCATCTCAAAATCACAAAGACATGGTCTAGTTAATGTGAAATGACATGCAAGGACTTGCCAAATGTGACAAtacaacatgttttctttttgttaataaCATTAGGCAGATGTTCTGTTGACAACCAATACCTTAGTAACCAGTTTTAATTTACTGTaaactctgtctttgtgtgcgtttcttttcctttaaaaaaactgaatctgCACTGCAACAGGTCCGTAATTCTCCACATTGAGTACAGGCTCTGCAGATAATGAGCTCTGTGGCTACTGATTTTCAAGCTAATTAAGCAAATACAGTTTCATGTTGAGAAATCCAGGCTGCACTGGTTGGTTTATACAATCTCACTAATTATATAAACTGCTGAAGTGTGTTCCACATTATGTGGAAGTTGGCAGCCAGTAAACCCAGATATGTCTGAAACTaacatttggaaaacaaaaaaatgcatcatttaaTAAATTGTTGACACTCATGGTAATGGCTTTACTCCATTCATGGATTTTGTCAGACCTGCTGTAATTTATGGAAACGTGGGTTGTAGTGACataatgatgtcatcatgtcaCTCAATGGGTCTGTAGTGACTCAATGCAATTCAAAGACGTGTGACCTTCTCTGAAtcattggtttgtttttactgtctgGATGATGTGTTTATGACTTGTCTGATAACAGTTATTGCCCTTACACAACTTGTATTACAACACAAATTCAGGTCATATATCTGTGGGACACTACTTTTCAGGATCACTCGGTAAAGCTTTTTAAAAGTCATGAGTCTCTGATAATGCTGCACCTTCTACCTACTGATGTTCACAGGAAGAGATAGCTGTATCTACAGCTGTAAACGCATAAATGAACACATGGTGTGGCTGTGTACAGTCATAGTGTGGTATAAACAATATACCTGTGAGTGAAAAGGgcctacaaaaaccaaacaaagattTTTAATTTTGACCATCCTTTGAGGAagtgtattcaatttctgccaataaaccctgtTACACACTTTAATTAATCCCAAATAACAGGGTTAGTCTGAGCTCTGCTGGTCTTGGTATATAAGTCTTTAAAGAAGTGTGATGTGCATCTGAAGCAACAGGAAAGACCAAGACACCAAAGATACTTTAATGAgatggtttttgtgttttctatttggaccttttttgtgctttttgtttaaatttggtGTGAATGTCATCACCACAAGAGATGATTTGGGCTCTGCGTGAGTTTTCGACACTGCGGGGTCCAAAATAATTGAACAGGATTAATGAGGTGTTTGGATAAATTGTGTCTTTGAGAGGGTGAATTCTACTGCAGGAATCAGAGGGAAAAGCCCACATGGTGCAGAGTCACTGCTCCTCAgggacacatactgtatttctaGAACCCGACTGCAGGCAGTTTTAACCAGAATCCTCCTGAACTGACTGCTCAGAGCTTTCCTTCCTCTAACACATTTTGCAATTGTAATCAGCTCTGCAGATTTAAATGCACTATAAGAACAAAAAGAATATGCTTTCAGAAATAATGAACAGTATTGCTCCTAAATTAAGCAATTTGCACTGTAGTGTATATATTTGTGCTTCATCAGTTCAGTGaaaattttgcaaaaaaaacaaattgaaatattaataaatattaagcCATTCAATTGTTAAAattgtaatatttattattatctacGTCTACCACATCTATAGGCCTATCTTAGGACTTTGGATTGTGTACATTCTTGCATACGCCACATTTGTGAAGCAGAGATTTAAATGTGCACGTGCTCACAGACCATCACAAATATTCAGCTGAACAGAgtgatatattataatatatttgtaaattttaacaacaacaacgaaaatTGTACAAACtaaatgcagtggagtaaaatTAAAAGATACATTAATTAGCAAATTGGCTAATTAAGTAGTTAATAATCATTAATAtgaatttacattttgaatttaacaATCTTTTACGAGAGTAAAAAGACTAATTTGTCTCTGAAACAGTAGAATACAGTCGATGTATGGACGTGTTTGACCACCTGTGTTTACGACGACTCAGTATTGTGTGACAGTGAAACCAGCAACTCAGTCATCATTCaatatttgatcatttacaGCTGGTTTTTTACACCTTTTCTGACTGCGACCTGACAAAAGACCCGTTATGTTggttggttaaaaaaagaaaagaaaaaaagaggcagttTAAAATGCAAGTAAAGTGTTTCAGTAAGTAGAGGAGACCAGGGgtaataagataagataagacaagataaaatagtcctttattagtcccacagtgaGGAAATGTAAATAGTCGAAGCAGCAAAGagagtaaagataaagataactaataataaacatacatttcCAAGAAAGATTTACCCCATAGTATAGGTTAGTTGTAACAATCTGTTTGAGTTGATTGAGGTTTTtcttcaagattcaagatttctttcctgttgttttctttgacaGCCTATAGGAGGTTGTTGGTTTGTGCCagtagatttatttattttttctttttcaatctcAAGTGCTGTTTTATCTTGTCACAActtcttctctgtttctctttgagGGCCATCTTTACAGGTGTGTCAGTgagtatttgtttcctctttcttcctgtTGCAGGGATTTTTCTTGGTCCAGCTGAAGATGAGGGCTGGTTGGGAAGCCTGGGGGGGTTGGTGTTAGCATCACAATTCCATTGGTCTCACAGAAGTCGATAGCTGCAATTGACAGGCGTGACCTGTGGATATCCAGGAGAAGTTGCACGTTTTTCTCAGGGTTTACCTTGGTGTGGTTTGCAAAGTGCCCAAGGAAGATGAGAAAATCGACTTCCTGCATCCATCCTGATTTATTTCCACTTCCAATGCTTCCTATTGGCCCATCAGGTACAGAGTGGTCTGTGTAACGCACGTGTGGGAACACAAACATTGGAGAAATTGGTCTGGCATACtgaaatttaaagaaaacacaaatataaagaaaggtttgttttgggtaggttgttgttgttctaaCCTGGACgctatcatttttattttatgacaaaaaatGCCACAGTCTCAGCTCAGTCTCATCATCCCGGTGCCGCGCGTCTGcctccagcaggtggcgctgcagGTCCTGGAGGTGGAGCAGAGCAGCGGCTCCTCCTGCGCGCTGAGCCCAGccgttgtttttcctctcctggATGATGAGGTGCGTAAAGAGGCGCCAACAGCATCGCACCGGgctgagaagaagagaggaagaggaggaggaggaggaggaggaggctaaTGAGCAGAGCGGAGCGGAGCACACAGACGGGCCCTGTCCTCCACGTCCACGCAGCGTGTCCACACTCACAGAGAAGACATGAAGAGCAGCGACGGACACAGGAGGACGCgctcacgcacacactgagAGGAGACGCAGCATGGCGGGGGCCCGG is part of the Solea senegalensis isolate Sse05_10M linkage group LG15, IFAPA_SoseM_1, whole genome shotgun sequence genome and harbors:
- the mrpl57 gene encoding ribosomal protein 63, mitochondrial; amino-acid sequence: MFLTLTLLRKGIPGKQWIGKYRRPRQITWQMKRNTVKRLEIEAENEYWISRPYMSPEQEHGHAAERRAQNWLKIKETKFNNFPEHKNIIDHLSHLKITKTWSS